The sequence TGCTAACCGGCCATACTTGAGAGATGGCCTATGCCAGTAGCAATGTCTGGCTGCCAATACCAAAAACTGCCTTCTTGGATACAGGAGCACCATGTGATCGAATGCAGGCGAAGGCTATCAAATCAGAATACAAAAGCTTAGAAGAAATTCGCAGCGCAAGACTGTAGGCAGAAGCTTAAAAAGTGGTGTAGGCTCCGATATTTCCCATTCATCATAGGTTGAAGCTGGTATTTTTTGCATTCATGACATTCAACTTCAAAGAGTTGCTCCAACACTCCCTTTTCGTTTTATCACAGCAGAAGTATTCTGCAGCTTTTAAATCTTTCCAAAAGATGCTGCTACTTTCGAAGTCGAATACCAGAGATATCTTTCAAACCCATTTTTATAGCCGTCTTTCTGAAAAGAGGAGGAGGTGTTTTTAGTCCAATTGACTCACAGAATTTGTTGGCTAGCTGAACAAGTGTGGTCTTATCCCTTCCAATATCGCTGATTGAGTTATAATATCCAAGCCAAGCGTGATACGCTGCTTCCTTGACACTAATATCAATTTTGGTCAGTGAATCCTCCATCTGCAAGAGTAAAAACAGATTAAGTATAACAACAAAAAACCTTTACAAATTAGAATTCCAACTAACAAATATGAGAATATAACCACAGGAATATTCACTTCGCAAAATACTTTCAAAGAAAGCATATATTGTAATTCAATTTCAATGTATTTGTAGAACATATTAGTTTCATAGAGCACGCAAACAacccgatatatatatatattctgaatAGATTTTCACAGAGCACATATACAACCGGCATcagtcaaaaggaaaaaaaaatcaagagtaTTGACAATTACAATGCCACTTATCCACTAACCTAAAAAGAATCACAGTTAGTGATTTAGCCCCAGTAACATGAAAGCTAGGCCATGATGTTATGAAATAATGCTTTGTTTTTTACCTTCTGTCTGTTGTCCGGATCTAGATATGGTAAAGCAGCTTTTTCAAGAGGAAGGTCTTTCAATTCATCGAGAAAATATTCTTCCCATGGTGCAATCAACAGAATGCCATCCCCCTCTTTGCCTTCCCGTCCAGTTCTTCCAAGGCGATGTATGTATTGCTCCCGGTCAGAAGGAATCCCAACCTGGTCACAGTAAAATTATGGTGCATTCTTttacaatcaaatgaagtcagacTGCAAGCTTACAACAAAGTTAAAGGATCTAATGTccaatttgtttaattttataaaacTGCATGTATTCAGGAGATAATGAGGCAGAAGATCCTAGATGTTTAtggtaaaaaaggtaaacaacacccgtgcacaaggctcccgcagtgggcgggaTCGGGAacagacaagatgtacgcagacctttcCGCTACATAATAacatgtggagaggctgtttctgtgaattgaacatgtgacctcttgGTTACACCCCTACAACTtaaccactgggccacatgttcacctGTAATGAAAACGACAATGAAGACTTCCGACGGGTCTTCTTTTCTAATGAGAAAATTATTGAAAGGGGCACCAAGGCAGCCATATAACTGACTGAGTCCTTTTCTTTAAGAATGAAAACTTTTTTGTTTGTCCCTTAGACCACACGTAGATCTGCTTTATCCCTGTCTTGACACTAGGCAAAAAAGATTTCACAAAGCTGAAGATGATTTCAATCAAGCAGACAGATTGAATTCTATAATATTTACAAGAGCTTTATTCAATACCAAGTAAAGAACGACAACTGAAAGCTTTTCTCCGATCTGCTTTTGATTGTTATTTGTTGACCCCAAAAGGAATATTCTCCGAGCATATCAGCTCAACTTAATTGCTGTGTGCAACGCTTAGGTGCATGAATATATCCGTGTCATAAAAACTTCCAATTGAATACTTAAAAACTTATACTTAGAACATAAGGAAGTCTCAGGTCAAGCTTCACGAGTACCTGAATGACCAACGTAACATCAGGATAATTCATCCCACGAGCGGAGACATCAGATGTAACAAGTATCAGTCGCTTTGACTCCCTGAATTCATCAGAGATTCGAGTTCGATAAATTTGAGGCTTCCTAGAATGTATCTCCCTAacattcattttcatttcccGGAGAAGTAGATACATAAGTGATGTAACCATTCCCGTTGAACAAAAAACAATGGCCTGGAAGCAAAATTGTGAATAATTTAGTCTCAAGTTGATGCATAACAAGTAAATGAATTCAAGAAGCAACATGTGTTACCTTGTAATCAGGTGTTCGAAAGATATGGTCCTTCAAGATATGGTGTACCATTTGAAAATGCAGTTCATGAGGTGCAACCATAAAAGACTGATTAACCTACATGTAGTAAGCCAAAAGGAGCATAAGAGCTTCTTCCCTCCCGCTACTATTTAAGAAACAATAATATCTTCTCcctttttgtttctgtttttggGATGGAAATTTTAGCTACAGTCCTAACTTATTTTCTCAATGTTAATTCAAGAAGAATCATTCGAGACATTAAACATAGAGTAATGGGTAAAGAACCTCTAGATATTCCAAAATTCAGCAGTCAACAGCacagaaaaatataaattgcaGTTTCCTAATTTCATCATATTCAAGTTATACACCTTTTCAGGAGTTTCAATACAACCAAGACCAACTGTGTCAACATAAACATGGTCCCTTTTCAAAACAAGCTGAGATACACGTCGAACCTGCATAATGGAACGAATACTATGTCACAATGTCTTCATAATTTGAGAACTCAATGATTACTTTGTGGATGCTGAAAGAACAATAGGTGAAATTAACCTCTTTCGGCATAGTTGCAGAAAACAGCAAGGACTGCCTCTGACGGGGTAGACAATCAACGATTTTTTCCATATCCTTCCGGAAACCCAGGTCCAGTAAATGGTCAGCTTCATCGACTATGAGCATTTTCAATCCCATCAAACGCACAGATAACCCAGACTTATTTTCAATGTGATCCAGCAGTCTACCAGGAGTTGCAACTATTATCTGCAAACATGAaactaataaataaatcatgGTCAAAGAAATTGACAGACTTTAATTTTATCTGTTATCGTACATAATGCCTTTCAGCTCTCCATTGAGAAAACTCTTTTCAATGATCATACATCATGAGATAAGAAGAAGTTTCACCCAGGAAAAATGCAGACAAACCTGGCATGGATCTGACTCTAGGCGTTTCTGGTCAATTTTGAAGCGTGTGCCTCCGATTAACGTCTGCACTCCTATGCCTTCATGGAACTTAAGCATAGCAATGGCTTCTGCAGCTATTTGACTTGCAAGTTCTCTTGTGGGGCAGAGAACAAGAACAGATATTGGATGCATCCGCTGACGGGAATTGCTTGTTGTAGGCTTTAAAACTGTTTCAATTGCAGGAAGCTGTTGGTGTTCAACAACAGCCTTAAGAAAAGGATAGTGAAGACAAGAAAATTCATGAGAGCGTGAAGGGAGCTGCTATATACCAAAAAAGCAGCACTTTTTCCTGTCCCAGTTCTGGCTTTGACCAAAGCATCTTTGCCTGCTTTGTAATAGAATTCAAACAACAATTAAAAATGGTTTAAAATGTTCGAGGAACACCATTAAACATCAAGCTTGCACTACAACAAGaaatacattcataattttaaatTGGGTTTGGCAACAGCGAGTGCTCTTAAATCAAGAGGTTTATACCATCCCATCCTTTTCAATCATCAAATCACCATAGGGATCCACTACCCACCATTGTGTTTATACTCATACTTTTTCATTCTATGAATATATGTTTCTGGTTCAGAAATTTACAAGGTAACTAGAGAAGATTTGATCAAGGGTTTTCAAGCGGGTAGAGTTGTAGAAAATGTTGGCGTCTCACATCCTTTCTGTAAATCAAACGTTTTGTTCTGCAGAGCAGTAACAGAGCAAGTACTCCACTGGGGCACACCATACTTTGTATTGAGGAAGATCTTTGATGCCATTACTTAAGTTAGCGTTAATTGGTATTTTGGAAGAACCCCCTTGTTGCATAAATAAATAtagttctttttaaaaaaaaaaaaagaaagaaattgttTGCTAATGTAAGCTGCTAAAAATACCAATTTCGTAAATAATTGCACCTAATTGTTAAGTATCATATTAAGCAAATAAGCACTAACAAGTAACATGAGAAAATTGGTCCCAGTTCAATGAAAACGATCTTTGTCATAAGAAACCACTGAGAGCACCACCCTTAAATATGTCTAGAAAGACACGATGGCACAATTACTTCATCTTTAGAGTAACGCATTTTTCCCCCTTTCTATGACTACTGTATTTGGAGGAAGCTGTAAAAGGCCTCGAATTTATCCCTCAGAATCTGTACCTAATGCATTCAATCTTCCACAGGCTCCAAATGCCAGTTATCTTCAGACTTTCACCCACGGAAATTAATTACTTTCACAATAGGTGATTCAAAGAAGTAAGACTTACAATATGTTTATGCATATCATCCTGTTTTCATGACCAAAAGCTTGATCAATCTTTCCATAAAATTAATTAGCATCAATTTACAAC is a genomic window of Tripterygium wilfordii isolate XIE 37 chromosome 16, ASM1340144v1, whole genome shotgun sequence containing:
- the LOC119980274 gene encoding probable DEAD-box ATP-dependent RNA helicase 48 isoform X2, which gives rise to MFLYSLILLQRSRTVSDCLRTRILSRAMGGGPRTFPGGLNKWQWKRLHEKKAKEKEKRLLDQEKQLYQARVRSQIRAKLAGKPEEPGDSATHDPMSPKDQIKALADRFVKAGAEDLWNEHDGPLKTPPPNQRPGSVRGYQQPGSISSPLDVSRLILENRNLGSNSKNVMNSTNVKINGFGCGNVRDYSVQSERRFGRNGSSESKTDFSFDSKGVYLKKSSSSWESNHEEANNSSDENAYMRHGRSSMQRGRRFRRNENTSSSEDDGDSDFGEEEEGGVRRMTGSSAALGKYDRKITKRVPLKFVEEESSLSEVERIRKEMNERKMLRNEAEKRFEREKNEEDSVFSQKRFDECNISLLTLKALTAAGYVQMTRVQEATLSVSLEGKDALVKARTGTGKSAAFLLPAIETVLKPTTSNSRQRMHPISVLVLCPTRELASQIAAEAIAMLKFHEGIGVQTLIGGTRFKIDQKRLESDPCQIIVATPGRLLDHIENKSGLSVRLMGLKMLIVDEADHLLDLGFRKDMEKIVDCLPRQRQSLLFSATMPKEVRRVSQLVLKRDHVYVDTVGLGCIETPEKVNQSFMVAPHELHFQMVHHILKDHIFRTPDYKAIVFCSTGMVTSLMYLLLREMKMNVREIHSRKPQIYRTRISDEFRESKRLILVTSDVSARGMNYPDVTLVIQVGIPSDREQYIHRLGRTGREGKEGDGILLIAPWEEYFLDELKDLPLEKAALPYLDPDNRQKMEDSLTKIDISVKEAAYHAWLGYYNSISDIGRDKTTLVQLANKFCESIGLKTPPPLFRKTAIKMGLKDISGIRLRK
- the LOC119980274 gene encoding probable DEAD-box ATP-dependent RNA helicase 48 isoform X1 — its product is MFLYSLILLQRSRTVSDCLRTRILSRAMGGGPRTFPGGLNKWQWKRLHEKKAKEKEKRLLDQEKQLYQARVRSQIRAKLAGKPEEPGDSATHDPMSPKDQIKALADRFVKAGAEDLWNEHDGPLKTPPPNQRPGSVRGYQQPGSISSPLDVSRLILENRNLGSNSKNVMNSTNVKINGFGCGNVRDYSVQSERRFGRNGSSESKTDFSFDSKGVYLKKSSSSWESNHEEANNSSDENAYMRHGRSSMQRGRRFRRNENTSSSEDDGDSDFGEEEEGGVRRMTGSSAALGKYDRKITKRVPLKFVEEESSLSEVERIRKEMNERKMLRNEAEKRFEREKNEEDSVFSQKRFDECNISLLTLKALTAAGYVQMTRVQEATLSVSLEAGKDALVKARTGTGKSAAFLLPAIETVLKPTTSNSRQRMHPISVLVLCPTRELASQIAAEAIAMLKFHEGIGVQTLIGGTRFKIDQKRLESDPCQIIVATPGRLLDHIENKSGLSVRLMGLKMLIVDEADHLLDLGFRKDMEKIVDCLPRQRQSLLFSATMPKEVRRVSQLVLKRDHVYVDTVGLGCIETPEKVNQSFMVAPHELHFQMVHHILKDHIFRTPDYKAIVFCSTGMVTSLMYLLLREMKMNVREIHSRKPQIYRTRISDEFRESKRLILVTSDVSARGMNYPDVTLVIQVGIPSDREQYIHRLGRTGREGKEGDGILLIAPWEEYFLDELKDLPLEKAALPYLDPDNRQKMEDSLTKIDISVKEAAYHAWLGYYNSISDIGRDKTTLVQLANKFCESIGLKTPPPLFRKTAIKMGLKDISGIRLRK